The Impatiens glandulifera chromosome 3, dImpGla2.1, whole genome shotgun sequence genome contains a region encoding:
- the LOC124932005 gene encoding histone acetyltransferase HAC1-like: MDLHAQMSGQISGQVSNQGGTQLSGLSQHNGGSLPNQMQNLGGHRSTPAEDQETFKMRKYMLDKIYQMVMQRQQSNQEIQSKKIQDIVKRLEEGLFRTATTKEEYMNLDTLETRLHGLIKRSPMNNHNQQYSQVVNSSSSSPSSVGTMIPTPVMPQSSNPNMMAASSMNSSMAANGGNGIGASVSNGNALSSGSLSNMYQQSSSKFSMNPSSNMLQPSTGLQRMSSQMIPTPGFNTQSSVKLDSNNGASGFSNAESAQQKHVGGQNSRILQNLGTHFGSGMRSVVPQKSYGFPNGALGGGFGTVGNNMQPVNAPGTSEGYSNATPYGSLSKQMQQQHYDQSQRSMMLGTIGDGNGIDIADASGSTNLYGSMPNDTSMMNNHNLNPATLPTVSRTTSSLLGSQSNLQTLQQSAKSNSIDQSNKMNFQSQQMMQDNILQSQQRQQFQQQQPNQFQHQQFIPHQQQRQQNQQRHILLRNDSFGQSHITSNVGSQLNADHSGLGFGDEILQTRVSNQLQHSDLQSQHQQSFPEDYAGGSHSQFLSIPSVSSMGQQMQQVLQPQQMVAESQNGFTTLSNGIRSDVLLTGQRQSRSEESSQIPGNSSHEQNVQEDFRRRIIQGEAHLNYIASEGNQTLSTRTVDPPDSLGATFQPGNINRDQDFRNQQRWLLFLRHARGCKSPEGKCPEGYCIVAQKLCRHIATCNNSQCVFPRCLGSKKLIDHYKQCKDPDCPVCIPVKRFLGMHLKPLAHPDVNSEVQRSVGGLSKPSSGGNAANSSFLKPAPPFDDASEDSQPSTKRMKSEQVSQSFIPDGESFVASGPLRGDSNPKHGLDQPTSNTCMPMKPEGSGLKMEIPANAGQVSTALYDTKKDTMDDIYCQKPAGDPVMINNLVQPAEQENILCEKDVGQQKKEIGSLPTEEAIATKSGKPKIKAVSLTELFTPEQVREHIRGLRQWVGQSKSKVEKNQAMGHSMSENSCQLCAVEKLTFEPPPMYCTPCGARIKRNAMYYTVGASDTRHYFCTACYNESRGETIMADGHSVSKSKLEKKKNDEDTEEWWVQCDNCEAWQHQICTLFNGRRNDGGQAEYTCPNCYMIEVERGERMPLPESSVLGAKDLPKTILSDHIEQRLFRRLKQERQERAKVQGKSYDEVPSAEALVVRVVSSVDKKLEVKPRFLENFQEENYPTEFPYKSKVVLLFQKIEGVEVCLFGMYVQEFGSECEQPNHRRVYLSYLDSVKYFRPDVRTVTGEALRTFVYHEILIGYLEYCKKRGFTSCYIWACPPLKGEDYILYCHPEIQKTPKSDKLREWYLSMLRKAMKENIVSELTNLYEHFFITTGESKARVTAARLPYFDGDYWPGAAEDMIYQIRQEEEGKSSYNKKGIMKKPITKRALKASGQSSLSGNASKDVILMHKLGETISPMKEDFIMVHLQPSCSHCCILMIIGNSWVCNQCKKFQICDKCYVAEQNREDRDRHPINHRDVHILHPVEITGVPEDTTDKDEILESEFFDTRQAFLSLCQGNHYQYDTLRRAKHSSMMVLYHLHNPTAPAFVMTCNVCFLDIEAGQGWRCEVCPEYDVCNACYQKGEINHPHTLTNYPSLADRDAQSKEARQLRVLQLKKMLELLVHASQCRSTHCQYPNCRKVKGLFRHGIQCKIRAGGGCLLCKRMWYLLQLHARACKVSECHVPRCRDLKTHIKRSQQQSDSRRRAAVMEMMRQRTAEVTGNA; encoded by the exons ATGGATTTGCATGCACAAATGTCAGGACAAATCTCCGGGCAGGTATCCAATCAAGGCGGTACTCAGTTGTCTGGGCTATCTCAACACAATGGTGGGTCTCTTCCTAATCAGATGCAGAACTTGGGTGGGCATCGTAGTACACCGGCAGAGGATCAAGAGACTTTTAAAATGCGCAAATATATGCTCGATAAGAT CTATCAAATGGTAATGCAGCGACAACAATCAAATCAGGAGATACAATCCAAGAAGATACAAGATATTGTAAAACGCTTGGAGGAGGGTCTATTCAGAACTGCCACTACCAAG GAGGAATATATGAACTTGGATACATTAGAGACTCGCTTGCATGGCCTGATAAAACGTTCTCCTATGAATAATCATAACCAACAATATTCACAAGTGgtcaattcttcttcttcttctccttcttctgttGGAACAATGATTCCAACTCCTGTTATGCCTCAAAGCAGCAATCCAAACATGATGGCAGCATCATCCATGAACTCTTCCATGGCTGCCAATGGAGGCAATGGCATTGGTGCATCTGTCAGCAATGGAAATGCATTGTCATCTG GGTCTTTGTCTAATATGTATCAACAGTCTTCTTCAAAGTTCTCTATGAATCCCAGTTCGAACATGTTACAACCATCAACTGGTTTGCAAAGAATGTCAAGTCAGATGATCCCTACACCAGGATTTAATACCCAGTCATCCGTGAAGTTGGATTCTAACAATGGTGCTAGTGGATTTTCAAATGCTGAATCAGCACAACAAAAACATGTTGGTGGTCAGAACAGCCGTATACTGCAGAATCTTGGCACCCATTTTGGTTCTGGTATGAGGTCTGTTGTGCCGCAAAAATCTTATGGGTTCCCTAATGGGGCTTTAGGGGGTGGCTTTGGTACAGTAGGAAATAATATGCAACCAGTAAATGCTCCTGGAACTTCTGAAGGCTACTCAAATGCCACACCTTATGGTTCTTTGTCAAAGCAAATGCAACAACAACACTATGATCAGTCTCAAAGGTCCATGATGCTAGGtactatag GTGATGGGAATGGGATTGACATTGCCGATGCTTCTGGGTCAACTAACCTTTATGGTTCCATGCCCAATGATACCTCGATGATGAATAATCACAATTTGAATCCAGCCACTTTGCCAACAGTTTCCAGAACCACTTCCTCTCTGTTGGGAAGTCAGTCCAATTTGCAGACTCTTCAACAGTCTGCAAAATCTAATTCAATTGATCAATCCAATAAGATGAATTTCCAAAGCCAGCAAATGATGCAAGATAACATCTTACAATCACAGCAACGCCAACAATTTCAGCAGCAGCAGCCTAATCAGTTTCAACATCAACAATTCATCCCGCACCAACAACAGAGGCAACAAAATCAGCAGCGCCATATTTTATTGAGAAATGATAGTTTTGGCCAATCTCACATAACATCTAATGTAGGAAGCCAACTAAATGCTGATCATTCAGGGTTGGGGTTTGGTGATGAAATTTTGCAAACACGAGTCTCAAACCAGTTGCAGCATTCTGATTTACAGAGCCAACACCAGCAAAGTTTTCCTGAAGATTATGCTGGAGGCTCTCACTCTCAGTTCCTTTCCATCCCATCAGTCTCATCCATGGGTCAACAGATGCAACAGGTCCTGCAGCCACaacaaatggttgctgagtctCAGAATGGTTTTACCACCCTTTCAAATGGAATACGGTCTGATGTTTTGCTAACTGGCCAACGCCAGTCTAGGTCTGAAGAGAGTTCTCAAATACCTGGGAATTCGTCACATGAGCAAAATGTCCAAGAAGATTTCCGTAGAAGGATAATTCAAGGAGAAGCTCATCTCAATTATATAGCTTCAGAAGGAAACCAAACCCTTTCTACTAGAACCGTAGATCCCCCTGACTCACTTGGTGCCACATTTCAACCTGGAAATATAAACCGTGATCAGGATTTCAGGAACCAACAGAGATGGCTATTGTTTCTGAGGCATGCTCGTGGATGCAAGTCTCCAGAAGGGAAATGCCCTGAAGGTTACTGCATAGTGGCTCAGAAACTCTGTAGGCACATCGCCACGTGCAACAACTCCCAATGTGTTTTTCCACGCTGCCTTGGTTCCAAGAAGTTGATCGATCATTATAAGCAGTGTAAGGACCCGGATTGTCCTGTTTGTATTCCGGTAAAGAGATTTTTGGGAATGCACCTAAAACCTCTGGCACATCCAGATGTGAATTCTGAAGTGCAACGTTCAGTTGGTGGGCTTAGCAAACCCTCTAGTGGTGGAAATGCTGCAAATAGTTCATTTTTGAAGCCAGCTCCACCATTTGATGATGCTTCTGAAGATAGCCAACCTTCTACAAAACGCATGAAGAGTGAGCAGGTCTCTCAGTCATTTATTCCAGATGGTGAAAGTTTTGTTGCATCAGGACCTTTACGTGGAGATTCTAATCCAAAACATGGTCTAGATCAACCAACTAGTAATACTTGCATGCCAATGAAACCTGAGGGGTCTGGATTGAAGATGGAAATTCCTGCAAATGCTGGGCAGGTTAGTACAGCACTTTACGACACAAAGAAGGATACCATGGATGATATCTACTGCCAGAAGCCTGCTGGTGATCCTGTTATGATAAATAATCTTGTTCAGCCTGCTGAACAAGAAAACATTCTATGTGAGAAAGATGTGGGCCAGCAGAAAAAAGAGATCGGATCATTGCCTACTGAAGAAGCCATTGCCACCAAATCTGGGAAGCCAAAGATAAAGGCGGTATCTTTGACTGAACTCTTTACACCAGAACAAGTAAGGGAGCACATAAGAGGACTTAGGCAGTGGGTTGGCCAG AGCAAATCGAAGGTGGAAAAGAATCAAGCAATGGGACATTCTATGAGCGAGAATTCTTGTCAGTTGTGTGCAGTTGAGAAGCTCACCTTTGAGCCACCACCTATGTATTGCACGCCTTGTGGTGCTCGTATTAAGAGAAATGCTATGTACTACACTGTGGGAGCTAGTGATACACGCCACTATTTCTGCACTGCTTGCTATAATGAATCTCGTGGGGAAACCATAATGGCTGATGGACATTCTGTTTCTAAGTCAAAattggagaaaaagaagaatgatgaagataCGGAAGAATGG TGGGTTCAATGTGATAACTGTGAAGCATGGCAGCATCAAATCTGTACTCTGTTCAATGGCCGTAGAAATGATGGCGGACAAGCTGAATACACTTGCCCTAATTGCTACATGATTGAAGTTGAAAGGGGAGAACGCATGCCATTACCCGAGTCTTCTGTTCTAGGGGCAAAAGATTTGCCAAAGACAATCCTTAGTGACCATATAGAACAGAGGTTATTTAGACGGCTGAAGCAAGAAAGGCAGGAGAGGGCAAAGGTCCAAGGAAAAAGTTACGATGAG GTTCCTAGTGCTGAAGCACTAGTAGTGAGAGTGGTGTCATCAGTTGATAAAAAGTTGGAAGTCAAGCCACGCtttcttgaaaattttcaaGAAGAAAATTACCCAACAGAGTTCCCATACAAATCTAAG GTTGTATTGTTGTTTCAGAAAATTGAAGGGGTGGAAGTATGCCTCTTTGGCATGTACGTGCAAGAATTTGGATCTGAGTGTGAACAGCCAAATCACCGTCGAGTTTACCTCTCGTATCTGGATTCTGTTAAGTATTTCAGGCCTGATGTCAGGACAGTGACAGGAGAGGCTCTTCGTACATTTGTTTACCATGAAATTCTG ATTGGGTATCTAGAATATTGCAAGAAACGTGGTTTCACTAGTTGCTATATCTGGGCATGCCCTCCACTAAAGGGTGAAGACTATATTTTATACTGCCATCCTGAAATTCAGAAAACACCAAAATCTGATAAACTGAGGGAATG GTACTTATCCATGTTGAGGAAAgcaatgaaagaaaatattgttTCTGAACTCACTAATTTATATGAACATTTCTTCATAACCACCGGTGAGTCCAAGGCTAGAGTTACTGCAGCTCGATTACCTTACTTTGATGGAGATTACTGGCCTGGTGCGGCAGAGGATATGATCTACCAGATTCGTCAAGAAGAGGAGGGCAAAAGTTCGTATAATAAGAAAGGAATAATGAAGAAGCCCATTACGAAAAGAGCTCTGAAAGCATCTGGACAGTCCAGTCTTTCTGGCAATGCATCAAAAGATGTGATACTAATGCATAAA CTTGGTGAAACGATTTCTCCAATGAAGGAAGACTTTATCATGGTTCATTTGCAGCCTTCATGCTCGCATTGCTGCATTCTAATGATAATTGGGAACAGTTGGGTTTGCAATCAATGCAAAAAATTTCAGATCTGTGACAA ATGCTATGTAGCTGAGCAAAATCGTGAAGATAGAGACAGACATCCTATTAATCACAGAGATGTACACATACTTCATCCA GTTGAAATCACCGGTGTACCTGAAGATACTACTGATAAAGATGAGATTCTAGAGAGTGAATTCTTTGATACAAGACAGGCCTTTTTGAGTCTTTGCCAAGGAAATCACTATCAGTATGATACCTTGCGGCGAGCCAAACATTCATCCATGATGGTCCTTTACCATCTTCACAATCCTACAGCTCCTGCTTTTGTGATGACATGTAATGTGTGTTTTCTGGATATAGAAGCTGGCCAGGGATGGCGTTGTGAAGTTTGCCCTGAATATGATGTCTGTAATGCCTGTTATCAAAAGGGAGAAATAAATCATCCCCATACGCTAACGAATTATCCATCTTTGGCTGATCGCGATGCACAAAGCAAAGAAGCTAGGCAACTTCGTGTCTTGCAG TTAAAAAAGATGCTTGAGCTTTTGGTGCATGCATCTCAATGCCGGTCTACACATTGTCAGTATCCAAATTGTCGTAAAGTAAAAGGACTTTTCCGACATGGAATACAATGCAAAATTCGAGCTGGTGGTGGTTGCCTACTCTGTAAGAGAATGTGGTACTTGCTTCAACTTCATGCCCGTGCCTGTAAGGTTTCAGAATGTCACGTACCCCGCTGCAG AGATTTGAAAACCCATATTAAGAGGTCCCAACAACAATCAGATTCCAGAAGAAGGGCTGCGGTTATGGAGATGATGAGGCAACGAACGGCTGAGGTAACTGGAAATGCCTGA